TCTGTTAGTTCAATTTGACCATCTTTTGTATTGATTTTTACAGTCATTATTTGTACCTCAATTATTTTATACTTTATTCTACCATATTTTAAGCAAGCTGTAAAAAAGGAACGTGTCTAGGCGGATTTTATTGGAAAATCAGCACTAGATACTAAAATCACCCCGTCAGCCTAAACTCATCCAGCACCGCTCAGCTTGTAAAAAAGAGGTCCTAGAGACCTCCCTTTACTAGCAAAAAACAACCCCATCGGGCTGTTTTTTAAACGCGTTCTACTTTGCCTGATTTAAGGGCACGAGCTGAAGCCCAAACTTTTTTAGGTTTTCCATCAATCAAAACAGTTACTTTTTGAAGATTTGGTTTTACCGCACGTTTTGTTTGGTTCATCGCATGTGAACGGTTGTTTCCTGATACAGTCTTACGACCTGTAAAATAACATACTTTAGCCATGTGTATTCCTCCTCATTTGATCAAA
The window above is part of the Streptococcus himalayensis genome. Proteins encoded here:
- the rpmB gene encoding 50S ribosomal protein L28, giving the protein MAKVCYFTGRKTVSGNNRSHAMNQTKRAVKPNLQKVTVLIDGKPKKVWASARALKSGKVERV